The proteins below are encoded in one region of Bdellovibrio bacteriovorus:
- a CDS encoding phosphatase domain-containing putative toxin: MKLTSLMLALFLLASCAEKGVQSDGSESVIKESPKSSFFMTKPQPTEPVELVFDKKYAGQQAVNYRKNDNLRISGSATLGPKALKQVSKVVKKDKAALYVFDLRQESHGLINDVPVTWQADRDWANADLNHDEAVRRERRLLGDLRVGEKIAGTEIKSIETEESMVRSAGHQYVRLTVTDHVRPVDSEVDRFIEAFRALPENSWVHFHCRAGKGRTTTFMVLYDMLINAKYVSFDEIIDRNTKLSNDYDVLTVGDPKDWKYPYQKERADFVRQFYQYAKENPRGEKQLWSEWVK; encoded by the coding sequence ATGAAACTTACATCCTTGATGCTGGCATTGTTTTTATTGGCTTCGTGTGCAGAAAAAGGCGTGCAAAGCGATGGCTCAGAGAGCGTGATAAAAGAATCTCCGAAGTCGTCGTTCTTTATGACGAAGCCCCAACCCACAGAACCCGTTGAATTGGTCTTCGATAAGAAATACGCAGGCCAACAAGCCGTGAACTATCGCAAGAATGATAACTTAAGAATTTCAGGAAGCGCGACTTTAGGCCCGAAAGCCCTTAAGCAAGTCTCTAAGGTCGTCAAAAAAGATAAGGCGGCCTTATATGTTTTTGATCTAAGGCAGGAGTCTCATGGTTTGATCAACGATGTCCCCGTGACCTGGCAAGCGGATCGCGATTGGGCTAACGCTGATTTAAATCATGACGAAGCCGTTCGCCGTGAGCGCCGTCTTTTGGGTGATCTTCGTGTAGGTGAGAAAATCGCCGGAACTGAAATCAAAAGCATCGAAACTGAAGAGAGCATGGTTCGAAGTGCCGGTCATCAGTACGTGCGCTTAACGGTGACAGATCATGTGCGCCCGGTGGATTCTGAAGTCGATCGTTTTATTGAAGCATTCAGAGCTTTGCCAGAAAATTCGTGGGTGCATTTTCATTGCCGCGCAGGTAAGGGCCGCACCACCACGTTCATGGTTCTTTATGACATGCTTATTAATGCCAAGTATGTTTCTTTCGATGAAATCATCGATAGGAATACGAAACTGAGCAATGACTACGATGTCTTAACCGTTGGCGATCCCAAAGATTGGAAGTATCCTTATCAGAAAGAGCGCGCGGATTTTGTTCGCCAGTTTTATCAGTATGCAAAAGAAAATCCTCGCGGTGAAAAGCAGCTTTGGTCGGAATGGGTGAAGTAA
- a CDS encoding acyl-CoA dehydrogenase family protein, translating into MSFNWKEFDLYNPTPEHAMLRETVKAFTEAEVEPQAHEYDRSEKFNLPLFKKIGELGLLGITVPEEFGGAGMDATAAVIVHEELSASDPGFCLAYLAHSMLCVNNIAVNGSDEQRHRVLPKLCSGEWVGSMSMSEPAVGTDVLGMQTRAEKTANGYVLNGRKMWITNGTIDENNTPCDLTLVYAKTGEKNGRAQVSTFLVEKDHPGFQVGQKIKDKLGMRGSNTAELVFQDCQVPASALVGHEGDSMLHMMRNLELERLTLAAMSLGIARRSIEIMNRYATEREAFGKSLNFFGQVQRYVADSYAEYKSARAYVYETARRMDLNKEGNRLDSDGVKLVATTMGKNVADRAIQVLGGYGYVGEYVVERLWRDAKLLEIGGGTIEAHQKNITRDLAKNPEFLYK; encoded by the coding sequence ATGTCTTTCAATTGGAAAGAGTTTGATCTTTATAATCCGACACCAGAACACGCGATGTTGCGCGAAACTGTGAAGGCTTTCACGGAAGCCGAAGTTGAACCTCAAGCTCATGAGTACGATCGCAGTGAAAAATTCAATCTTCCTCTTTTCAAAAAAATCGGCGAGTTGGGACTTTTGGGTATCACAGTTCCAGAAGAGTTTGGTGGAGCAGGCATGGATGCAACGGCGGCCGTGATCGTGCACGAAGAACTTTCAGCTTCCGATCCAGGTTTCTGTTTGGCTTATCTTGCGCACTCGATGCTTTGTGTGAACAACATTGCCGTGAACGGCAGTGATGAGCAACGTCACCGCGTTTTGCCAAAACTTTGCTCTGGCGAGTGGGTGGGCTCTATGTCGATGTCAGAACCTGCTGTCGGTACGGATGTTTTAGGCATGCAAACGCGCGCTGAAAAAACAGCGAATGGTTATGTTTTGAACGGTCGCAAAATGTGGATCACCAATGGCACGATTGATGAAAACAACACGCCTTGTGATCTGACTCTGGTCTATGCGAAAACGGGCGAAAAAAATGGCCGTGCGCAAGTTTCCACATTCTTGGTTGAAAAAGATCATCCTGGATTCCAAGTTGGTCAAAAGATCAAAGACAAATTGGGTATGCGTGGTTCTAATACCGCAGAACTTGTTTTCCAAGACTGCCAAGTTCCTGCGTCGGCGCTTGTGGGTCACGAAGGTGATTCGATGTTGCACATGATGAGAAATCTTGAGCTTGAGCGCTTAACACTCGCGGCGATGAGCTTAGGTATCGCTCGTCGTTCGATTGAAATTATGAACCGTTACGCGACAGAGCGTGAAGCTTTCGGTAAATCTTTGAATTTCTTTGGTCAAGTTCAGCGTTACGTGGCGGACAGCTATGCAGAATACAAATCGGCGCGTGCTTATGTTTACGAAACAGCTCGTCGCATGGATTTGAATAAAGAAGGCAACCGTTTGGATTCAGACGGCGTAAAACTTGTTGCGACAACAATGGGTAAAAACGTGGCCGACCGCGCGATCCAAGTTTTGGGTGGTTACGGTTACGTGGGTGAGTACGTGGTTGAAAGACTTTGGAGAGATGCAAAGCTTCTTGAAATTGGCGGCGGTACTATCGAAGCTCACCAAAAAAATATCACTCGCGATTTGGCTAAAAATCCTGAGTTCTTGTACAAGTAG
- a CDS encoding TPM domain-containing protein encodes MRFFVLPFFFLFLSLGVAQAKFNPPALTGPVIDEVGFLTRGDRQELMQLLYDFNRRGVAQVQVLIVPDLQGLPIEQASIEITDQWKLGDAKKDNGVLFLISAQERAMRIEVGQGLEGAIPDIYAKRIIADQVLPLFRSKRYSAGIVVGVHEILRLADKEFAEQNGITEQASTEKSKGGGDIPIFVIIIILIIISFLGRFGGGRGRYYRGGGGGFGGFGGGGFGGGGGGGWSGGGGGFSGGGASGNW; translated from the coding sequence ATGCGCTTTTTTGTTCTTCCTTTCTTTTTTCTTTTTCTTAGTCTGGGTGTGGCTCAGGCGAAGTTCAATCCACCGGCTTTAACGGGGCCGGTGATTGACGAGGTTGGATTTCTGACTCGTGGAGATCGTCAGGAGCTGATGCAGCTTCTTTACGATTTCAATCGTCGCGGCGTCGCTCAAGTGCAAGTTTTGATTGTTCCGGATTTGCAAGGTCTTCCGATCGAGCAAGCTTCTATCGAAATCACGGATCAATGGAAATTGGGTGATGCAAAAAAAGACAATGGCGTTTTATTTCTAATTTCTGCGCAAGAACGCGCGATGCGCATTGAAGTGGGTCAGGGATTGGAAGGCGCGATTCCGGATATCTATGCAAAAAGAATTATCGCCGATCAGGTGCTTCCTCTTTTCCGTTCAAAAAGATATTCGGCGGGTATCGTCGTCGGTGTTCACGAAATTCTTCGTCTTGCAGATAAAGAATTTGCCGAACAAAACGGAATCACGGAACAAGCTTCCACCGAAAAAAGCAAAGGTGGCGGAGATATTCCGATCTTTGTCATTATCATCATCCTTATCATTATCTCCTTCTTAGGTCGCTTCGGCGGCGGTCGCGGTCGTTACTATCGTGGTGGCGGCGGAGGCTTCGGCGGATTTGGTGGTGGTGGTTTTGGCGGCGGCGGTGGAGGCGGCTGGTCCGGTGGCGGCGGCGGCTTTTCTGGCGGCGGCGCTTCGGGGAACTGGTAA
- a CDS encoding TPM domain-containing protein, producing MESKKVESSMAWIHRYLSSSELTEIEAAIQKAEEHTNGEIVPVIVRRSSAVGHVPLSLTLLITLFIVILEIPYSDWLWVKPWVWAWPFLIVAIYYGSTLLAQSKFIQKIFVPEKDEVDQVHRRAQLEFYLNRINRTKGGMGILIFVSVMEKKAVILADEGIAKKLPSNTWDEILAEMRAHFHDGKWSHGYQKAIERCGDLLKQHFPISGNLENELTNHLIIKD from the coding sequence ATGGAGTCTAAAAAAGTGGAGAGCTCAATGGCTTGGATTCATCGTTATCTTTCTTCTTCTGAATTGACGGAGATTGAAGCTGCTATTCAGAAAGCAGAAGAGCACACCAATGGAGAAATCGTGCCTGTTATCGTGCGCCGATCTTCTGCTGTGGGGCATGTGCCTTTGAGCCTGACTCTTCTAATTACATTGTTCATTGTTATCTTGGAAATTCCTTATAGCGACTGGTTGTGGGTGAAGCCCTGGGTTTGGGCATGGCCCTTTCTAATCGTTGCCATTTACTATGGCTCGACTCTGTTAGCCCAAAGCAAATTCATTCAAAAAATCTTTGTTCCCGAAAAAGATGAAGTGGATCAAGTGCATCGCCGTGCTCAGTTGGAGTTTTACCTGAATCGCATCAACCGCACAAAAGGCGGGATGGGTATCTTGATTTTCGTTTCGGTCATGGAAAAGAAAGCTGTGATTTTGGCGGATGAAGGTATTGCTAAAAAACTTCCTAGCAACACCTGGGATGAGATCTTAGCTGAAATGCGCGCGCACTTTCATGATGGAAAATGGTCGCACGGATATCAAAAAGCTATCGAACGCTGTGGCGATCTTTTAAAGCAGCATTTTCCTATTTCAGGAAACCTTGAAAACGAACTGACGAATCATTTGATTATCAAAGATTAG
- a CDS encoding competence/damage-inducible protein A → MKAAIFGIGTELTDGQIVNKNASWISKKLKARGLTTNAHLVVPDERKLMREGLEFCASKADLIFITGGLGPTSDDFTRDIVTEWAGVPLKFDEASWQHVNDRLTSRGYTVKEIQRQQCYFPEGSKVLKNMQGTANAFYLEAHGKKVFVLPGPPREIESVWDDYITGWLSENTKHLDPFVTRMWDTIGVGESDVAVIVEDVLKNVTVEKGYRVHLPYVEVKLSYFKSQEKEMERAVSNLTEALHFCTITRDAEDVAEVFAQKLKEISSICLIDEVTGQFLMNRLMPVLREYMTDKSWSFSKSRTVKSPADLHLHVLPKDEHTCEVSLEFRGKKLKDVISSPYKTANMRERRHQYFAEMALIFWMKNLN, encoded by the coding sequence ATGAAAGCAGCCATCTTCGGCATCGGCACAGAACTTACTGATGGACAGATCGTTAACAAAAACGCTTCGTGGATTTCTAAGAAACTTAAAGCACGCGGCCTAACGACAAATGCTCACTTGGTAGTCCCTGACGAACGCAAACTGATGCGCGAAGGTTTGGAGTTCTGCGCTAGCAAAGCCGACCTGATTTTCATCACCGGAGGTTTGGGCCCGACATCCGACGACTTCACTCGCGATATCGTGACCGAGTGGGCCGGGGTTCCTTTGAAATTTGACGAAGCTTCTTGGCAACACGTCAACGACCGCCTGACATCGCGTGGCTACACCGTTAAAGAAATTCAAAGACAGCAGTGCTACTTTCCTGAGGGAAGTAAAGTTCTAAAAAACATGCAAGGCACGGCCAATGCCTTTTACTTAGAGGCTCACGGCAAAAAAGTTTTCGTACTTCCGGGACCTCCTCGTGAAATCGAATCGGTGTGGGATGATTACATTACGGGCTGGCTGAGCGAGAATACGAAACATTTAGATCCTTTTGTCACTCGCATGTGGGACACGATCGGCGTTGGTGAATCCGACGTCGCCGTGATCGTTGAAGATGTTTTAAAGAATGTGACTGTCGAAAAGGGTTATCGAGTTCATCTTCCTTATGTCGAGGTGAAGCTTTCTTATTTCAAATCGCAAGAAAAGGAAATGGAAAGGGCTGTTAGCAATCTGACAGAGGCCCTTCACTTTTGCACCATCACTCGCGACGCCGAGGATGTAGCTGAGGTCTTTGCGCAAAAACTAAAAGAGATTAGTTCAATTTGCCTTATCGACGAAGTGACCGGGCAATTCTTAATGAATCGTTTGATGCCCGTCCTCCGTGAGTATATGACAGATAAATCGTGGAGCTTTTCAAAATCTCGTACGGTGAAAAGCCCCGCTGACCTGCATTTGCATGTCTTACCTAAAGACGAGCACACCTGTGAAGTGAGCCTTGAGTTCCGCGGCAAGAAGTTAAAAGACGTGATCAGCAGTCCATATAAGACTGCGAACATGCGTGAAAGACGCCATCAGTATTTTGCAGAGATGGCGTTGATCTTCTGGATGAAAAATTTAAATTAA
- a CDS encoding LemA family protein yields the protein MKNLMIVVLFVMPFLVGCGIQSLPQGKNATEAALAEVNNQYKRRADLIPNLVNVVKGYAKHEQETLTQVTEARAAATSNQIDPSKVTPEQLLKFQQAQQGLSQALGRLMVVVEKYPDLKADQNFRDLQAQLEGTENRITVARQRYIESINSFNNLVTVPPTSWTNSIMYHFEKMPQWDMTAEEKATAEKAPEVKF from the coding sequence ATGAAAAACCTAATGATAGTTGTGCTTTTTGTAATGCCATTCTTGGTGGGATGCGGGATCCAATCTTTGCCGCAAGGTAAGAATGCGACAGAGGCGGCGTTGGCAGAAGTGAATAACCAATACAAACGTCGGGCTGATTTGATTCCGAATTTAGTGAATGTGGTTAAAGGTTATGCCAAGCATGAGCAAGAGACTTTGACTCAGGTGACTGAGGCGCGTGCGGCAGCGACTTCGAATCAGATCGACCCTTCAAAGGTGACACCAGAGCAGTTATTGAAATTCCAACAAGCTCAACAAGGTTTGTCGCAAGCCTTAGGCCGTTTGATGGTGGTTGTTGAAAAATATCCTGACTTGAAAGCGGATCAGAATTTCCGTGATCTTCAAGCGCAATTGGAAGGCACTGAAAATCGTATCACTGTGGCTCGTCAGCGTTACATTGAGTCGATCAATTCGTTCAACAATCTCGTGACAGTTCCTCCGACAAGTTGGACGAACTCGATCATGTATCACTTCGAAAAAATGCCTCAGTGGGATATGACCGCAGAAGAAAAAGCGACGGCGGAAAAAGCTCCAGAAGTGAAATTCTAA
- a CDS encoding calcium:proton antiporter, producing MQKVSLTRLIVAWVTVLCFLVFGSSWLSDLGSPVILTGLFLWLFAVILWSAFGVVHEAEELAALLGEPHGTLILTLSIVIIEVALVAAVMLGAKEAPTLGRDTMFAVLMIILNGVVGLGLLIGGYKFREQSYNLQGSASYLSVLIPLTTVPLILPNFTTSTEGGTLTTFQSVAVAGFTIALYGIFLITQTGRHRAFYVHPDALEATKADHSGEDAVEIAKHTVFKHTILLILNILPIVLLSKSLAKILDHGINYLQLPAALGGVVVAAIVFTSEAISSLKAVARNDLQRAINLCLGSAASTVGLTVPAVLIIGLITGQPVVLGLKPTEMTLLAITLLLSTLTFSNKRTTLLEGAVHLTVFFVYITLVFSP from the coding sequence ATGCAGAAAGTCAGTTTAACCCGCCTTATCGTCGCCTGGGTGACCGTTCTTTGCTTCTTAGTTTTCGGTTCTTCCTGGTTGAGCGATTTGGGATCTCCGGTGATCTTAACGGGTTTATTTCTGTGGCTCTTTGCCGTGATTCTTTGGTCAGCCTTTGGCGTCGTGCATGAAGCCGAAGAACTGGCGGCACTTCTGGGCGAGCCCCACGGCACTTTGATTCTGACTCTTTCCATCGTCATCATTGAAGTGGCCTTGGTTGCGGCAGTTATGTTGGGAGCTAAGGAAGCTCCGACACTAGGTCGTGACACCATGTTTGCGGTCTTAATGATTATATTAAATGGCGTTGTTGGTTTAGGGCTTCTGATTGGCGGCTATAAATTCAGAGAACAATCCTATAACCTTCAGGGTTCCGCCTCTTATCTTTCAGTTCTTATTCCCCTGACGACTGTACCTTTGATTCTGCCGAACTTTACAACTTCCACAGAAGGCGGAACTTTGACGACCTTCCAGTCGGTGGCCGTCGCCGGTTTTACGATAGCGCTATACGGAATTTTTCTGATCACGCAAACGGGTCGTCACCGCGCTTTTTACGTTCACCCCGATGCTCTTGAAGCTACCAAAGCAGATCACAGCGGTGAAGATGCGGTGGAGATTGCCAAACACACCGTTTTTAAACACACGATTCTTTTGATACTTAATATTCTTCCTATCGTTCTTCTTTCAAAAAGCCTTGCGAAAATCCTGGATCATGGGATCAATTATTTACAGCTTCCTGCGGCACTGGGTGGTGTGGTTGTTGCCGCTATCGTGTTCACGTCAGAAGCCATCAGTTCATTAAAAGCTGTCGCGCGCAATGATTTGCAAAGAGCCATCAATCTTTGCTTAGGCTCCGCAGCTTCCACAGTAGGCTTAACTGTCCCTGCTGTCCTGATTATCGGACTCATCACGGGGCAGCCCGTGGTTTTAGGCCTTAAGCCCACCGAGATGACTTTGCTTGCGATCACATTGCTGCTAAGCACACTCACATTTTCTAATAAAAGAACGACGTTGCTTGAGGGTGCTGTGCATCTCACGGTATTCTTCGTTTACATCACTTTGGTATTCAGCCCTTAG
- a CDS encoding S1 RNA-binding domain-containing protein encodes MSKKKDIFGDDIEESKDFASFEELFAQSEKGLDRKLRVGDEVRGEILSIGKEEAFVSTGTPVDGLILTKDLLDENKEVKYKVGDVIDCVVTAFKNGEIRLSKRGSKNATTDSLEDAFDMELPVEGRVTETCNGGFRVSVQGKTAFCPISQIDLKFATDANEYVGKKFEFLITQMDKRNMVVSRRRLLELQRAENEGTFMLKHQPGALLDGKIVRIERFGAFVELEAGIEGLIHVSELGWSRIHDPHEVVSIGQSVTVKLLKTEELDGKLKISLSLKQADGEGNPWLQVPQKFPVGTVVKGKVEKKEVYGLFVNIAPGVTGLLPKSKWRDSVDASQFENKKRGDEVTVQVDQILFEEKKISLGLPGEVEDTSWKQHTAANSGFGSLGDAFKNLNIKPK; translated from the coding sequence ATGTCTAAGAAAAAAGATATTTTTGGTGATGATATTGAAGAGTCGAAGGACTTTGCGAGTTTTGAAGAGTTGTTTGCACAATCTGAAAAAGGTTTGGATCGCAAACTTCGTGTAGGTGATGAGGTTCGTGGAGAAATTCTTTCTATTGGTAAAGAAGAGGCCTTTGTTTCTACAGGGACTCCGGTGGATGGATTGATTTTAACAAAGGATCTTTTGGACGAAAATAAGGAAGTTAAATACAAAGTCGGTGATGTGATCGACTGTGTGGTGACGGCTTTTAAAAATGGCGAGATTCGTCTTTCTAAGCGTGGTTCCAAGAATGCGACGACGGATTCTTTGGAAGATGCTTTTGATATGGAGCTTCCGGTTGAAGGGCGTGTGACTGAGACTTGCAACGGTGGATTCCGTGTCAGTGTTCAAGGTAAAACAGCTTTCTGTCCGATCAGTCAGATTGATTTGAAGTTTGCTACCGATGCTAACGAATACGTAGGTAAGAAGTTTGAGTTTTTGATCACGCAAATGGATAAGCGCAACATGGTTGTGTCTCGTCGTCGTTTGTTAGAGCTTCAACGTGCAGAAAACGAAGGGACTTTCATGTTAAAGCACCAACCCGGTGCTCTTCTTGACGGTAAGATTGTTCGTATCGAACGCTTTGGTGCTTTTGTTGAGCTTGAAGCGGGTATTGAAGGTTTGATCCACGTTTCTGAATTGGGCTGGTCTCGTATTCATGATCCGCATGAAGTGGTTTCTATCGGTCAATCAGTGACGGTGAAACTTTTGAAGACTGAAGAGCTTGATGGTAAGTTGAAGATTTCTTTGTCTTTGAAGCAAGCTGACGGCGAAGGCAATCCTTGGTTGCAAGTGCCTCAGAAATTCCCGGTGGGAACTGTGGTCAAAGGCAAAGTCGAAAAGAAAGAAGTGTACGGTCTTTTTGTGAATATCGCCCCGGGTGTCACGGGCCTTTTGCCAAAATCAAAATGGCGTGACTCTGTGGACGCCAGCCAGTTTGAGAATAAAAAACGTGGCGATGAGGTGACTGTTCAAGTAGATCAAATTCTTTTTGAAGAAAAGAAGATCTCTCTAGGTTTGCCAGGCGAGGTGGAAGACACAAGTTGGAAACAACACACGGCCGCTAATTCTGGTTTTGGTTCTTTGGGTGATGCGTTTAAGAATTTGAACATCAAGCCAAAATAA
- a CDS encoding TrmH family RNA methyltransferase, with the protein MFPYGPELEINAHLKVHYQLVLEKIGPLLTDDRRQKIERVVSLRNFDTAVVLEGIYDRGNISAVMRSAEGLGFGNFHVIETQEKFKEANRVTQGADKWVEVQKWKKTSDCVKTLKEQGYKICVTHLDAKSKPLHEIDFSGKVALVLGNEKDGVSPEMIAAADETIIIPMTGFVQSFNISVAGALSLYHIGQDRLKKRGTNASLTEEEQAILRAHYYMRTQDSAVQYLQELYDRGTLQG; encoded by the coding sequence ATGTTTCCTTACGGGCCCGAGCTTGAAATCAATGCTCATTTGAAAGTTCATTATCAATTAGTACTTGAGAAAATCGGGCCTTTGTTGACCGACGACCGCCGCCAAAAAATTGAGCGCGTGGTCTCTTTAAGAAATTTCGACACGGCGGTGGTGCTTGAAGGCATCTATGATCGCGGTAATATTTCTGCCGTTATGAGAAGTGCCGAAGGCTTAGGTTTCGGCAATTTCCACGTCATTGAAACCCAGGAAAAATTCAAAGAAGCCAATCGTGTCACGCAAGGTGCGGATAAGTGGGTCGAAGTTCAGAAGTGGAAGAAAACTTCGGACTGCGTGAAAACTTTGAAAGAACAAGGCTATAAAATCTGTGTCACACACTTGGATGCAAAATCCAAACCTCTTCATGAAATTGATTTTTCGGGAAAGGTCGCTCTTGTATTAGGAAATGAAAAAGACGGTGTATCGCCAGAGATGATCGCTGCCGCGGATGAAACAATCATCATCCCGATGACGGGATTTGTGCAGAGCTTTAATATTTCTGTGGCGGGTGCCTTAAGCCTTTATCACATCGGCCAAGACCGTTTGAAAAAACGGGGAACGAATGCTTCTTTGACTGAAGAAGAGCAAGCCATTCTTCGTGCGCACTACTACATGCGCACTCAAGACTCGGCCGTACAATACTTACAAGAACTCTATGACCGCGGCACTCTGCAAGGCTGA
- a CDS encoding DUF4337 domain-containing protein produces the protein MVMTEVKNSNFEMRCGVVIAVFAAVMAVSDLIAGKYGDDEIIGTNEKAAAYMWYQSKSIKETLVEGEKSLLMSLKEAGAIQARASEGIDNHIANLNKKILRYKKEKNEILKGSESVGKENWVQDVNGELGKIIGAQEMEVHLAALGKAGDRFDMASLFFQICLVLGALSLVLKKEKLQMLFFTGMCSLGLLGTSISLWAFLSLS, from the coding sequence ATGGTTATGACAGAAGTAAAGAATTCAAATTTTGAAATGCGTTGTGGGGTTGTGATCGCGGTTTTTGCGGCGGTCATGGCGGTGAGTGACCTTATAGCAGGCAAGTACGGTGACGATGAAATCATCGGGACCAATGAAAAAGCCGCCGCTTATATGTGGTACCAATCTAAAAGTATCAAAGAAACTCTGGTTGAAGGCGAAAAATCCTTATTGATGAGTTTGAAAGAGGCCGGCGCTATCCAGGCACGCGCCAGTGAGGGGATCGACAACCATATTGCCAATCTGAACAAGAAAATCCTGCGCTATAAAAAAGAAAAAAATGAAATCCTGAAAGGTTCAGAATCCGTTGGAAAAGAAAACTGGGTTCAGGACGTGAACGGTGAACTAGGTAAAATCATCGGTGCCCAAGAGATGGAAGTTCATCTGGCGGCATTGGGAAAAGCCGGGGACCGCTTTGATATGGCCAGTCTCTTCTTTCAGATTTGTCTAGTCTTAGGAGCGTTGAGCTTGGTTCTAAAAAAAGAAAAGCTGCAAATGCTCTTCTTCACCGGCATGTGCAGCTTGGGGCTTCTTGGCACCAGCATTTCGCTCTGGGCTTTTTTGTCGTTATCTTAA
- a CDS encoding class I SAM-dependent methyltransferase translates to MTRVIKLKYTEFAGCIFVDKIAGLNTHTPEYGQRGCVEIYEEELDRKLYPVHRLDKATSGALVFPTSSEVAAELTQLFEQHKVAKRYLFLTDKKIEQKEFTYESLITKEKNSFVSSPSKEPNSKTTFKWLESVGPYELWEAIPHTGKPHQIRLHAEANGVAILGDEEHGGTHFNRLCLHSHSLSFELRGQKVHYETALPVWATAGDLLTDIEALTLAEAFERRERMYKFSELPEECLRLSHREIDSYRVDQYGDHLWVYWYKESDPTVQDLLRFEKLAKKHHKKIFIRKMLNRGEDPNAEILWNIGNTSPVWIAKENGVKYELRNNTGLSPGLFLDQRENRLWVQEHAQDRRVLNLFSYTSGFSLVSALAGAQEVCTVDVSQNFIDWSKKNFEINGLNPEDDKYEFWVQDCILFLKGTIRRKRKFNLIICDPPSFGRSKNGVFSISKNFDELLINAMYCLEKNGLLLFCTNYEKWTPGDLHLKLNKLKKDFSFKILPAPSQGVDFELPDQEPLMKSIILRKN, encoded by the coding sequence ATGACACGAGTTATTAAGCTCAAATACACCGAATTTGCCGGCTGCATCTTTGTTGACAAGATCGCAGGGCTTAACACGCATACGCCAGAGTATGGCCAGCGCGGTTGCGTCGAAATCTATGAAGAAGAGCTTGATAGAAAACTCTATCCCGTGCACCGCCTGGATAAGGCGACTTCGGGCGCCTTGGTGTTTCCAACCTCTTCGGAAGTAGCGGCCGAACTGACTCAACTTTTTGAGCAGCACAAGGTCGCTAAACGCTATCTTTTCCTGACAGATAAAAAGATCGAGCAAAAGGAATTCACGTACGAGTCTTTGATTACAAAAGAGAAAAACTCTTTCGTAAGCTCCCCTAGCAAAGAGCCGAATTCTAAAACAACATTCAAGTGGCTTGAGTCCGTAGGACCTTACGAACTTTGGGAAGCGATTCCTCACACTGGAAAGCCCCATCAAATTCGTCTGCACGCCGAGGCCAATGGCGTTGCTATTCTAGGTGACGAAGAACATGGCGGTACTCACTTCAATCGCTTGTGCCTGCATTCCCACTCTTTGAGTTTTGAATTGCGCGGGCAAAAGGTTCACTACGAAACGGCGTTGCCTGTGTGGGCAACGGCGGGTGATTTGCTTACTGACATCGAAGCCCTGACTCTTGCCGAAGCTTTCGAGCGCCGCGAGCGCATGTATAAATTTTCTGAACTTCCGGAAGAGTGTTTACGTCTAAGTCATCGTGAAATTGACTCTTACCGTGTGGATCAGTACGGCGATCATCTTTGGGTCTATTGGTACAAAGAGTCTGATCCTACGGTTCAAGATCTCTTGCGCTTTGAAAAGTTGGCGAAGAAACATCACAAGAAAATCTTTATTCGTAAGATGCTGAATCGCGGTGAAGACCCTAACGCCGAGATTCTTTGGAATATTGGTAATACCTCCCCGGTATGGATAGCCAAAGAAAATGGTGTGAAGTACGAACTTCGCAACAATACGGGATTGTCGCCAGGTCTTTTCTTAGATCAGCGTGAAAATCGTCTGTGGGTGCAAGAGCACGCACAAGACCGCCGTGTTCTGAACCTTTTTTCTTATACAAGCGGTTTTAGCTTGGTTTCGGCACTTGCGGGAGCCCAAGAAGTCTGCACCGTCGATGTTTCACAAAACTTCATCGACTGGAGCAAAAAGAATTTCGAGATCAACGGGTTAAATCCAGAAGACGATAAATACGAATTCTGGGTTCAAGATTGCATCTTGTTCTTAAAAGGAACGATCCGTCGTAAAAGAAAATTCAATCTGATCATCTGTGATCCCCCGTCTTTTGGCCGCTCGAAAAACGGCGTATTTTCAATCAGCAAAAACTTTGATGAGCTTCTTATCAATGCGATGTATTGCTTAGAAAAAAACGGTCTTCTGCTTTTCTGTACGAACTACGAAAAGTGGACCCCCGGTGATCTGCATCTGAAACTGAACAAGTTGAAAAAGGATTTTTCTTTCAAGATTTTACCAGCACCCTCCCAAGGTGTGGACTTTGAGCTCCCCGATCAGGAGCCCCTGATGAAATCCATCATCTTAAGAAAGAACTAA